GCCCAGGCCTGGATGCACCCCTCCAGTGACTACTGCTCCCACCTCCTTTCCATGGCCCACTTGTACCAGAAAAGCTCTAAACTtctttgggggaattccctggtggcacagtggttaagactctgcgctcccagtgcagggggcccaggttcgatctctggtcagggaactagatcccacatgcatgctgcagctaagagtttgcatgccacaactaaggagccagcgagctgcaattaaggagcccgcctgcctcaactaagacccggtgcaaccaaataaattaattaattaacactaataaataaataaacttctttGGGAAACAGAGGAAATGTGGGGTTCCCTGAGCAAAGAGGGAGTGCCCTGAGCAGGGGCTGAGGctaccccatcccaccccttccTGGGGCCTCACATAGGGGGAAGTGGGGGCTACAGACAGGATCTACTGAGAGGGTCAGGAGTATTAAAAATCCAGAGGTAAGACCTCTCTCGAGATCAGAGAGAGAATAAAACAGGGAGatagggaaagagaaagacacagcaacagagaccaaaagacaaagacacgGAGAATTAGGCAGAGGAAAcaagcagaaaggcaagagacagaagacagagacaaagaaacagacaTAGGAGAAGAGCAAAGACCAAGGGAGGCAGAGATAGACCAAGTGACAGAGGCACGGGAATGAAGAAGTAGGGACGGCGAGAGGATGTGATTTAGTAGCTCAAAGAACAAACTCTAGAGCCAAAGTGGGAGAAACATTaggaagacagagacagaagatACAAAATAGGtgttttttaattgaacatttttataaaaaggagCGGGAATATGAAGGGGACCATGGGCTAAGCCCGGGCCCGCGGCGTCCGTAGGAAGGGCACTCCTCCTCCCCGTCTGTCCCATCGACCATCCTCTGCTCCGGGTCCGGCATCCCTATGCGCATGCGCGAAAGCAAGAGGGCGGATGTGTGCAGCAGGGACCCCGCGTACGCAGGCGCGGAGTGGGCGGTCCACGGCTGCTGGAGCTCAGGCCCGGGGCCTGGCGGGCGTGCAGTGGTGCGGCTCGTGCGAGGGTGCGAATCCTGGGCGGCAGATGCAGCGGAACGAGCCATCCGTGTTGACGCAGCGCGCGTTGACGCAGAGCTGGGCGGCCGCCTCGGCCTCGTCACACTCGTTGAtgtctgggggggggggggaataccAGGAGCGCTGTTCAGAGCTGGGGACCCGGGAGCCCACGTCCCTGGCCCCTGAGGCTCCTGGTGCAGAGGGGTGTGGATGCTGAGCCTCCTGTTGGAGTGGAATCCAGCCACTACCACCCGTTGGCTGTGTGAGCCTGGgcagtaacttaacctctctgtgcctcagccttGTGTTCTGTGAGATGAGTGTGGTAGCCCCTAGGACACTATGTTTTTGTTAGAAAAACAATACTAATGACGATATCAACAACAATAAGTActcactctgtgccagacattgtttTAAGTATATTACATGTATTAACTTTATCCTCCCAATAACCCTGTGAGCTAGGTACTGTGCAAACTGAGGCCTAGCGTGGGGAAGCCCCTTACCCCATGTCACACAAAAAGCCCACTCTGCCCAGGGGGTTCGCAGACCAGCTCACAAAGACCCCGAGTGCCCAGCCCCCTTGCCATTTCTTGGCTGTGAGACTTTGAGGAACTCAGTTCTCTTCTCTGAGCTTTACACATAGGCCTCACTGTCATTGTAAATCAATGTTCACGACTCTATGAAATGGGTTCTACGACTATACTCATTTTTCAGGTAAGAAAAACTGAGCAAGGGACAGTGACCTGTCCggggtcacacagcaagctgCTGGACTGAGCCTGAGGTCTATCCAACTCCCCCCGAGTCCCTGATTGTAATCACTCTGCTTTACTACTGTCTAAACTAGGCAGACATAATTCCTATTCGATGGGAAGACTGAAAGCTCTTCAAAGAGGTCAAGCAAACTGCCCAAGGTAGCCCTGGGAGTTCTTAGAAATCACGCCTGCAGGATCCTATCCTTCCATCCTGCTTCAAGCTCAGCCACAGTGCTGTGGTCAAGCTCCACTTTCCTCCCAGCCTGACCTGTCCTTCAGGCAAGCCCGGTCTCTGAGCAAAAATTACTTTCTGCTCCCCACCGGGGCTGGCCGGTCTCCTTGACGTCCCTGATTACCCACCCCTAGTAAAGGCTTCCACCCTCTCTTGTACCCCACCTCCATGCTGGCCCCGGCCCACCCCTCACCGACGCAGGCCATGCGGGTCATGTCCAGGCGGTAGCCATCGAAGCAGTCGCAGGTGAAGCCCTCGGGGACACGCACACATCGGCCGTGGGCGCAGCCGTCCAGGATCCCACACTCCTCCGCCTCCAGCCCTTCGTACGGCCCAGCCTGGGCGCCTGCGGAGAGTGCGGGGACTCCGGGGTTCGGGTGGGGCCGCGCCCCAGGTTCGGTGGGTCCCCTTCTAAAACTGCCCATCCCGCTCCAGGACTCTGGGGGGCGCTGTGAGGCCAGGATGTTTACGTCGCTCTGCTCTCTGGCTTTCCTTCTGTCCTCATCGCTTTCTAGGAAGGTCTACAGGGATGTCTCTGTTCCTCTTCATCCGTGCTCTCTGTCGCTCTCTCCGACAATATCTCCGTTTTCccatctctctgagcctgtctCTCCCGCGGCTTCTCTtcgtttctgtctctgtctctcctcctccccctcctttcctcccttccccatctCCACCTCTCTGCACACCTGGCTTCTCATCTTAGTCCCCATCACTCGGGCCGCAGTACTCACCAGCATAGCTTCCACCTTCAGGCGACTCCTCAGGCTCTGGGACGGAGCCACGGGTGTCGCGGGACCGATAGCGCCAGCGGGAGCCCGGGCCGGGTGGAGCAGGAGCCTCGGATTCACCGTAGGGGCCACCATCGTCCTCAAAGTCGGGCATGTCGAAGGGTGGCGTCCCGTAGGGGGCCTCCCGGCGCGCGAAGGGCCCAGGTGGCGGTGGGTAGGGGTCATAGGGTAGGACGGGTGGCAGGTACAACTCAGGCCCGTACGGAAGGCCCTGGTAAGGTGAACCTAGGTCTGGGCCATACTCGTAGGGGAGTCCAAAGCCACCTGGCCGTGCGGGTCCATATGAGGGGGGGCGCAGCACATTGCACAGGGCCTCAAAGTCATCTGCGAACAGGAGCCAAGCCTAACAATCAGCCCTTGCTTCCTCGGCACCCATCATTCACGTCCCCCCTCGGGGAAGAGAAGCCCgaaggagagggtggggagggccGTGGGCTGAGGCATTAGAGGGGCTTCAAAGGAGGAGACTGGGATTGCAGGCTTGGGATCAGGGGTTCTGGAGCCAGGATTGAAGGTCTGAGGACTGAGACGGGGATTCCGAGGCACTGGGATCGGGAGTACTGAGGACTGCGGCTAGAAATCAGGGTCCAAGTGCTGGAATTTGGGGGCCCATGAGATCTGGGGCTAGGGGCCTACAAAAATGGGATGGAGGTGTTTTAGGGACCAGGACTGGGAAGTACCAGGGGCCTGAGGGGTCAGGATGCATGGGAGGGGATCTGAACCATGGGACCTGGAAGTCAGAGGAGCAAGGGCCTAGGACTGGCACTGGTTTCCCAAGGGCTGAGAACAGGGAGACTCAGGGCTTTTTAGAGCCAAGGCATGGAGATCTCTGGAGCTGTGTGTTGGCTTCTTAGGCACCTGGATGTGGGTATCCAAGCCACTGGGACTTGGAGGTTTGCGAGCTATGACCAGAGTCTGTGAGCCAGGATGGCAGGATCTGAGCAACTGGTATTGGAGGTCTAAAGGTCCAGGATTTGGGGGAGGGGTCTCATGGGCTGTCCTGGGCTTCTAGAGACCAGGAGTTGAAGGTCTGAGAGATCAGACCTTGGGACCTTTTGGGACTGGAACTATGAGACCTGCTGAGTCAGGCCTTGGGGTTTCTGGGGTTGAGGCTTGGAGGTCTTTGGGTTATGACTTGGGGTCTAAGATTTAGGAATGCACTGGGACATAGGGGTCTGAGGACCTGGATTTGGAGCATGAGGGGCAGAGTCTCGGAGTGTGGCCCAGGCAGGTGGCAGTACCTGAGTCCTGTGCTGGGCAGAGGGCACAGTCCATGCCCCAGGCCTCGCCGTAGAGGCAGCAGCACTCTGTGTAGGTGGCCTGGCGATCCAGCCGAGGGCGACTGCACACGAGGTCAGCCCCCACTTCCTGCCAGCACACTCCCAGGTTGTCGTCTGAGGGCAGAGACAGCGTGCATCAAGGCGGGAAGAAACTCAAGCCCTCCCAAATGCTCCATCTCCTCCCTACTGGAGCAGCCCAGCCATCCTCTGCCTCTGCCACCAAATCCTTCTCAGCAGCTGTGATCTGACTCCCGGAAGTCGTCTGAGGTAGCTCCAGATGAGTACGGGGCTTGGTCTGGCACAAGGCTATCATATAGGAGGGTGAGAGGGTCTGAGAGGAGGATTCTATCCAAGACTGGCCGCTGCAGGGGCTCTGTGACCCCAGGGCAGTTGCTTTTCCTCTCTGAGCATTGTTGAATAAAGTCTCAGGATGTGGAAGGACGTTGTAGGCAAAGGGATTGGGAGGAGAAGAGACTTTGGGTCAGTGggcaaaaggagagagaggaccaaaagaaataaacacaaacacatcGAAAGAGAGACTCAAAGAAACACAGGAAAGCAAAGATGCAGAGAGAAACAGACCTAAAagcaaagacagaggcagagagtgtCAGAAATTCAGAGAAAGGCCTAAAGACAGAAACCCACAGAGGGGTGCAAAGAGACAGAGACCCACAGGGAAATAATAGAAAGCACACTTTTAGCACTTAGTAAGACCAGGTCCCATtctgttcttaaaaataaaattcctcacTCAGAGCCACCCTATAAAGTAGGGGCTATTGCCAATCCACCCAATGTGCAGAAAGGAAGTTGGGGGTCCAAGAGGCGATAAGGAACGTGCACGTGTACACAGGGCCAGTAAGTGGCAGGGAGGCTCCTCTACAACCTTCGTCTTTAACCAGGCCCGCTGGCCTCTTGTTCCGAGAGACAAACACCGAGACCGGAAGCTAAATGGGGCATGAAGGGGCGTGCCCCGGGTGCACGCGGGAGGCTGAGTGGGGGTAATGAGGGGCTGGACTGCGTGGGAGAGACCTGGGCGGGGCTAaccggcggggcggggcgggaggagGGGTTACCGAGGCTCTGGCTCTCGTTGGAGACGCAGCGGCGCCCTGAGCCGTCCAGCACAAGTGGGGGCTCGCACGTGCAGTGATAAGAGCCTATGGTATTGACGCAGCGGCCGCCCTCACAGGCTGGCTCCTCGTCCGCGCACTCGTCGTTATCTAGGGAGGCATGGAGGAGTGATCAGGAAGcagccctctcccctttcccattTCCCCGGTGCATTGACGGTGGGATGGATGGAGTCTAGACTCCAGGAAGGACTTCCTGCTGGTGGTGGCCACATTCCAGAGAGGAGCTGGAGTGGCCAAGGGTTGGGAGAGTCCCAGGCGGGGGTGTGAGTGCCGGTGGAGGTGGGGTTCCTACCGATGCACTCCAGGCGCTGGGCATGATAGTAGTAGCCATTGCTGCAATAACATGAGTAGCCTGGGGCCGTGTTCACGCACACGCCGCTCTTGCACACCTGGTCTCGGAAGAGCTGGCATTCGTCCACGTCTGCGGGAAGGATGGTCAGAGGCACACACACCCCCATCAAGAGAgacggggggagggggggaggcagGCCAGGTTGTGGGGTGGGCTGGATGGGGGGGGGTGTGTGTAGCTGCGGGGCGTGATCAgggaagagaaagacagagatggCAAGAGAGACCCAGAGGGAGAGATACAGAGGataagggtgggagggggagagacagagataaagaAAACAGAGATAGCGCGAGACAGAGCTGGGCCTGGGGGCTGAGGGTGGGCGGGCCTTACCTCTCCGGAGGCTCGGGTCTCCGCTGGGCGCCAGGTAGCCCCGGCCGTGGGGGCACAGTGACTGGTACTCAGCTGCACACAGAGACAAGGCTGAGCCCAGACACCCgtgccccagcccctgccttggGCCTGCCTGTGCCCACTTGCCTCAGTGCCCACCCTTCACTGCCCAAGTCTTTAGCCCCTGTGCCTGTTTGTATCCACCTCTCAGACTCGCGCCCACCTGGCTGGCAGCTCACTCTTGCCCGTGCAATACCAGCACCTCAGTCCCTTGTCCAAATGTGTCCCTTTGTCCCAGTCCCACGTCCACCTATTGCTACCCAAACCCTCCGCCCTGTGTCCACCCAGCGGCCCATGCCCACCTGTCTCGGTGCTTGGGCACTGCTGGATGCGGCAGCCGCTGCCCCAGCCCTCACCCACAGTGCAGCAGCACTCCTGCCACGTCACGTTCCGGGCCAGGATGTTGTCACATGCATCCGGAGCTGCCGTGTCAAAGTAGCACTCCCGGCGCCCGCTGCCCACAGGGCCCTGCCTAGGTGGGCTTGGCCGGCGGGACGGTGGTGGTGGCAGCCTGGCTGGCAGACTGGGGCTGGCGGGTATGTGGGGCTGCGGGCCCGGGAACGTGCCTGAGGAGACAGTGTGGGCTGAGCCTCCAGCCCCTATGttatggatggggaaactgaggccccatgTGGCAGAACCGACTCCACACCTCTCAGCCTCTGTCATCATCTCTCTCCCATTCTCACCTCCTCTAATTTCTGTACCTCTTGCCTCCCCATCTCACTCTCCCAAGCGTCCGGCCCATCATCCAAGCTGCAGTTCAGGTAGGAGAAGAGGGGATTTCCCTGGCCTCCTGGAGGCCTCCCTGGGGCCTCACATCCAACGTGTCCCAGTCTGGTCTCAGAATCTTCATACCCAAATCTAGACCTAGGCCTGGACACCTCTCCCTGACCCAGGCAGCCCCACAGCCTGTCCACTTTGGCCTCTTGAGCCCCTCTCccacctgccctctcctcccctcccatgGCCCTTGCCTTGGTCCAGCCCTGTCCTCTCTGCTCAGGTCCCAGCCCCACTCCAATCCACCTTCACATGGCAGCCAGAGGAAGTTCCAAAACCTGATCACACCCCTCTCCCGCTCAAAACCTCTCCGTGGTGCCAGAGCGCCTCAAGAAAAGTCCAACCTCCTGACCACGGTAATAAGTCAGTGTGGTCTGGCGCCTGACTCCTTCTGCAGCCTCacttctccccaccccttcccttgcTCTGTAGAGCATGTCACCCTGAACTTATTTCAGTCCCTCAAACATGTCGGGTCCTCTCTTGCCTTGCCAGGCCTTTGCCCTTGCTGTATCCTCTGCCCAGAATGCCCTCCCTCATCCACTTGGCTTGGCTTATTTCTACTCATCCTACTACTCTCAGTTCAGACATCCCCTCCTACAGGAAGCCCTCCCTAACTCTCCTTCAAGGCTGGGGAGGTGCCTCCTCTGGATTCCCACCATGCCCTAGCCTTTCCCATCACAGGCTTGTTTGCTCTGGCCTGTGCCTCATCCATCCCAGTCCTGATCACTCTGGGTTGTTACCATCAGGTTATATTGCTATCTGCCCCCACTAGATTGTGAGCCCCTTGAAGACAGGGTGGTCTCTCCTGGTCACTActgtgtccccagggcccagAAAAGGGCCTAAACTCAGTGAACATATGTTGAATGAAGGAATCTGGTAAAGTCAGAACCAGGATCTACATCTCCTGATACTGAGTCCCACACCCAGGTTAACTCATGTGTTCTGaaggtttttgttgtttaaaacaaCAGCATCTAACTGATGGCAGCTGTCCACATCAGGAATGGTTAGATCCCATTATTTTTCTGCGGGGCCGGCAGCCATCAGTTAAGTAGACATTGATCTCAGTCTCACCAGCAGACGTCCGAGGGGGAACACAGCGCCCAGTCATGGGGTCAAACTCCTCAGGGCTGTTGGGGCAGACACAGAGGAAGGAGCCTTCCACATTCTCACACAGGGCAGCTCCACACACACCCTGTAGCGTTTCACATTCATTCACATCTGTGAACAGGAGACAACAGGGAAGAGGGAGTCAATGGTTGTAAACTTCTGGAATTCCGTAAGTCTAAAAGTCTGGGCTCTGAGTGTGAGTATTTTAATGGCCCAGATCCCATCATCTGCTTATCTTTTGGTGACAAGCCCTGAATTTCCCTTGGGAACCCTCTGCTCCTCCAACCTAAGTTTTGAGCAGGCCAAGCAGATTGCTGCATTTCTCTGATTCAGAGACAGGCAGTGACCAAGCTGGGCCAATCAAAGCCAGTCCTGGGACTCATTCTAGAAATATGGAGAAAGAGCCTCCCTCTGTAGCCAGGGATGTCAAGCTAAGGATGTCAACCAGAGGCGCTAGGGCCACTTTTGTCATTGTGAAAAGAGAATCTGCCTGAAAATAAATGCATTAGAGGATAGCAGAGCTGGGAGAACAGCTAGCCTTGTTACAATTCCTGGATCCACGTATGCCTGAAGTTCAAATATTTCCCAGGACTTCAGTTTAATGCCCTTTAAACAAATGAAGCCTGTTGTatttgcatttgtcaaaactaagtgAGTGTATAATTAAGACTCATGCATTGCACTGTATGTAAATTGAACCTCAAATAAAAATATCTGTAAGCACAAATTGAACTCTCGTTAATGACATGCATTATGCACAGAAGAATTTAGGGGGAAGTATATTGAAGCCTGCAATTTAATCTTAAAATTCTATCCAAAAAATTTTGTGGATTAATGGAAAGATGTGTGAGGAAACAAGCATAACCAAATGATAATAATAGAATATAGACCATGGGTATGCTGATGTTTCATTCTACAGGCCTTTTAACTTTCTGTATGTTTAGAAATTTtccttgggatttccctggcggtccgtgGGATTTCcacggtgctttcactgccgtggcccgggtgcaatccctggtcaggaactaagatcccacaagccgtggggcatggcaaaaaaaaaaaaaaaaaaaaaaaaaaaattcctcataaaatgttgggaaaaaaataaaggatgttTATGTACACTTAAGATTAGTGCAGTTTTCGAACTTCCCCGGCaatccagcagttaagactctgcgcttccaccgcagggggcgcaggtttgatccctggtcgggaactaagaccccgcatgccgagcagtgcggccaaaaaaaaaaaaaaaaaaaaaaattagtgtacTTTTACTACTTTATGCATGCATTTTTAAAGCACACCCCAAATAAAATCTAGATAAATAGGGGTTCCTGAGTCACATGAAGATGATCTTATATTCCAAGGTCTAAATTCCATACCCTTAAAGTTTACATGCATTCAGATCTATGGAGAGAAGCAGGGCCTGACAACCTCTTCCCCACCCTctggccccacccaccccctggaGCCCCGTACCCACGCAGTGACGCCCGTCCCGCGCCCCCTCGTAGCCCTGGTCACAGAGGCACTGGAAGGAGCCAGGCAGGTTCTGGCACATGGCATGGGCCCCGCAGAAGGACCGGTTCCGGCATTCGTCCACATCTGCAACCACCAGACAGTCAGGCCATTGCTGGACCTTCTATCCCCTCCACATCTCACCCATTGCCCCAGGGACACCCACCCTGGCATCCGCCCCCTGGTGTGGGTTGGTAGCCAGGGTCACAGGCAGGTGTGCAGCGGTAGGAGCCAGGGGTATTCTCACAGCGCTGGGCCCCACAAATCCCTGGGCCATATTCCTGGCACTCATCCACATCTGCaaaagagtggggaggggaggggggaaggagaggggagtcACAGGCCTGGATTCACAGGTTCCTGGTGCTGCTTCCAGTTCCCATGACTGAGAAGTCTCTGAATCTGGTATTCTAGGAGTCTGAGCTTCTAAAAATCAACAAGCATTGATACCTCTTAAGGCCTCATTACCATTTCTCAAATAGCCTAAACAtggtcctgcctcagggcctttgcacttgctgtcccCTCTGTCAGGAACACTTCCCTCAGCTATCTGCATGGCTCCCTCCCTTGCTTCACTCAAGGGTCTAGGTCTAGACCTAGCACCCCTACCCCTACTGCCCTGTCATCTCTGTCCATTTATCCTGCTTTACTTTCCTTCTTAAACTTCTTATATCCATGTAGTTATTGGTATGCCAACTGTCACCTCCCTAGAATGCAAACTCCACGTTGGCAGGGGTTTGTGCCTGTCTTGCTCCTCATTGTATCCTCAGGgtgtagaacagtgcctgatacacagTAGGTGCCCCCAAATGGTTTGCTGAATAAATCGAgttcatatttacatatttattgtctgtctctccccctAGGACGtcaactccatgaggacagggattcTGTTTTACTTATTGCCTGTTCTACTGCCAGTGTTGCACACTGTAGTTGCTTAATGAATTCTTGTGGAATTAATGAATGAGGTCCCATGAAACTAGGTTTCCACGAATCGGGGGTCTGGCAACCCAAGAGCCCAAGGCAGTCAGCAGTCATTTCATCTGTTCCACAAAATGCTGACCCACacaccatcccccacccccacccccaaatctggGCTGCTTCTGGAAGCGAGGCTTGCTCTGTTTCCTGACAGGAGTGTCTGCCCCTATCCTCCTGTCTCCCCTctacaaaaaattataaagacaCGCTGGTGGCTTGTTTCCACCACGATTAGGAGAGTCAAGTACACTGGTTGGGagccctttccctcccctccccccaagtcCGTGAGGCCTGGAGCCGGCTTCTGCGACTCTtcgtgggggtggggcagtggtctCACCGTCACAGGTGCCCTCAGGGCCTGCGTGGTAGCCAGGGTCGCAGTCGCGGACACAGCGGTAGGAGCCGGGGGAATTCTCACAACGCTGGGACCCGCACAAGGCTGGGCCCCGCTCCCGACATTCGTCCACGTCTGCGGGGGGGAGGCAGCGCAGTCAgatgggagaggcagggagggaaaggaaaaaaggtgGGGGAGtcaaggaggggagaggagagtcaGAAGAGGGAGGCGGGAGTcgcaggaaagggggagggagaaagcaGCAGAGGAGAGGCAGAGGGGGGAGACAAATGGGGGAGACCAGGACGCAGAGGGGAGAGGGACCAGGCAGAGGCGAGGCCTCTCACCGAGGCAGGAGGCGAGGTCTGGGCCAGCGCGGTGTCCTGGAGGACAGACGCACTCGAAAGAGCCGTCGGTGTTGGTACAGATGCCGCTCTGGCAGAGGTCCTCCTCGCTGCATTCGTCCACGTCTGCGGGACAGTGTCGGAAACCGCAGGCGGATCTCCTTTGCTTAACATTCCAAGCCGCGCCCCTCCACCGCCCTTTCCCCGCCCCTCCAGATCCAAGACCTTAACGCCTTCCCCACCTGCCTTAGGCTCCTCCCTTTCCTGCAAGCCCCACCTCTCCGACGGGTTTGGCTCCATCCTTTCCATTCACTGCCCAATTTATCCACactccaccctttccccttttgtCTCCCAACTCcgcccctccctttccccaccgTTTCCCGATCCAGGTCCAGCCTGGGTACGGACCGAGGCAAGAGGCTCCGCGAGGTCCGGGCCGGTAACCGGGAGCACAAGTACAGGCAAAGGAGCCGTCGGTGTTGAGGCACTCGCCGTTGGGGAAGCAAAAGTCGCCCTCCAGGCACTCGTTCACGTCTAGGGTACCCAGAGGTAGGGCTGCGGGGTTACCAGACCCGCCCCCGAGACCCAAGCCCCGCCTACAAAGGAGCAACCCTGTCCCCCAAGCCACACCCCGATGGCCGGTTTCTAAATTCCACCTGCAGTCCCTTAGtccagctcccacctccccaccaggCTTTACCCAGGAAGCCAAGTCCCACTCCCAGGCTGTCCAGCCTTTTCCCCGCCCAGCCCACCTGCGCAGGGCCCGGGCCGACCAGGTGGCGCCCGGTAGCCTGTCGCGCAGGTGCAGCGGAAGGAGCCTTCAGTGTTAGTGCAGTGGCCGTGGGGGCCGCAGGAGGCTCCCGAAAGGCATTCGTCCACATCTGTGGGAATGGGGATTTCAGAAGGGGTTCTGTCTAGGAACACACTGATGGATCCCCTTGGGGGAGAGGGGTCTGAAGAAGGTGATGGGAAGTGTCTTGGGTTGGATATGAGGTGAAGGCTCCATGGCAGAAGTGGGTAGGGGAGACTGGGGTTGGGGGTCCTTGAGTCTGGGTTTCTGGGAACTCCCTGTGCCAGGATCCTGGGGTCAGTTGAAGGGACTCTGGACTGAGACAGGGGTCAGACATTAATTAGGGTAAGGGGTCAAGTATTTTAAACCAGGATAATTAGATGGCATTCTGGTGAGTCCGGGGCCAGAGTCTCTAGTCAAGGGTCAGGGTCCAGGATCATGAAGACAATCAGGCCCCAGGGAAGGTACTCTGAGAAGGGGCAGGGGCAGTGAAAGAGGCAGGGTCAAGCATCACACAGAGTCATGGGTTGTAGTCAGGGTTGTGGTCAGTAGTTACGTTTAGGTCAAATGTCACAGTCAAGTTGAGGGTTCATTGGTCACAGAGTCAGCAGTCACACTCAGGGCCAAGGGTCCTGGTCCAAATCAGGAACTGCAGTCTGATCAGGGGTTCATAGTCTAGGTCAAGAATTGCAGTCAGGCTCTGGGGGTTGTGGTCCAGGTAAGGGGATTGAGATCCAGGTTAGAAGGTTGTAGGCCAGGTCAGGGGTCATGATCTGGGTCAGGAGGCATGATGCAGGTCCAAGGTCACACCCAGGGCCTGATCTCACCAGTACATCGGCCATGGTGCAGGTGGTGACCAGCAGGACAGGCCCTGCACTGGAAGGAGCCAGGTGAGTTCACACACTCCTGCCCAGGACATGCCAGGTGGTTCTCACACTCATTCACATCTGGGGAACAGAGGAGAGGGTGGCTTTGGAGGAGTGGCCCAACGCCCCCCTCACCCATCcacactcctccctccctccccggcctCACCCTCGCACTCAGAGCCGGCAGCACTGGGTTGGAAGCCCGTGGGGCAGACGCACTGGAAGCTGCCTTCTGTGTTCTCACACCGGCCATAGGTGCAGGGCGGGGGGCTACGGGCACACTCATCCACATCTGGGGCAGAGGAGACCAGTGGGGCTGAGGAAGGGGCCTGGACCCATCGCCATCACCACCCACCCCAACATTCTACTCTGGAGGAAGCGTCCTGGACTTTGTTCAGGCTGCTCCCTCCTCCCAGAAGGACAGACCCTTTCGTTGTTTCCCCATTAACGGTCTCTCCAGCTGCCAGGATGCGGCTAAGGCACCACCTCCTGCATGTTGCCTTCCCTGACTCAGAGTTGTCCCTTCCTCAGGGTTCCCACAAGCACAAGAG
This genomic window from Mesoplodon densirostris isolate mMesDen1 chromosome 19, mMesDen1 primary haplotype, whole genome shotgun sequence contains:
- the LTBP4 gene encoding latent-transforming growth factor beta-binding protein 4 isoform X5, encoding MRLPGPSGRRPLLLVLLLSLLAAAAAAAHAAGPSPSQAVEVAVIPGRPAGVAACRCCPGRSPRRSRCFRASCRVQSCRPRKCAGPQWCLTPVPPELSRPSLSVRKKQVSLNWQPLTLQEARALLRRRRPRGPGARALLRRRPPQRAPAGQSQVLCPLICHNGGVCVKPDRCLCPPDFAGKFCQLHSSGARPPAPAMPGFTRSVYTMPLANHRDDEHGVASMVSVHVEHPQEASVVVHQVERVSGPWEEADAEAVARAEAAARAEAAAPYTVLAQSAPREDGYSDASGFGYCFRELRGGECASPLPGLRTQEVCCRGAGLAWGVHDCQSCSELLGNSDQVGVPDGPCPAGFERVNGSCEDVDECETGGRCQHGECANTHGGYTCVCPDGFLLDSSRSSCISQHVISEAKGPCFRVLRDGGCSLPILRNITKQICCCSRVGKAWGRGCQLCPPYGSEGFREICPAGPGYHYSASDLRYNTRPLGQEPPRVSLSQPRAPSSTSRPRTGPSAGECQRNPQVCGPGRCIPRPSGYTCACDSGFRLSPQAMRCIDVDECRRIPTPCAPGRCENTPGSFRCVCGPGFRAGPRGAECLDVDECHRVPPPCDRGRCENTPGSFLCVCPAGYQAAPHGASCQDVDECIQSPGVCGRGVCENLPGSFRCVCPAGFRGSACEEDVDECAQEPPPCGPGRCDNTAGSFHCACPAGFRSRGPGAPCQDVDECARSPPPCTYGRCENTEGSFQCVCPTGFQPSAAGSECEDVNECENHLACPGQECVNSPGSFQCRACPAGHHLHHGRCTDVDECLSGASCGPHGHCTNTEGSFRCTCATGYRAPPGRPGPCADVNECLEGDFCFPNGECLNTDGSFACTCAPGYRPGPRGASCLDVDECSEEDLCQSGICTNTDGSFECVCPPGHRAGPDLASCLDVDECRERGPALCGSQRCENSPGSYRCVRDCDPGYHAGPEGTCDDVDECQEYGPGICGAQRCENTPGSYRCTPACDPGYQPTPGGGCQDVDECRNRSFCGAHAMCQNLPGSFQCLCDQGYEGARDGRHCVDVNECETLQGVCGAALCENVEGSFLCVCPNSPEEFDPMTGRCVPPRTSAGTFPGPQPHIPASPSLPARLPPPPSRRPSPPRQGPVGSGRRECYFDTAAPDACDNILARNVTWQECCCTVGEGWGSGCRIQQCPSTETAEYQSLCPHGRGYLAPSGDPSLRRDVDECQLFRDQVCKSGVCVNTAPGYSCYCSNGYYYHAQRLECIDNDECADEEPACEGGRCVNTIGSYHCTCEPPLVLDGSGRRCVSNESQSLDDNLGVCWQEVGADLVCSRPRLDRQATYTECCCLYGEAWGMDCALCPAQDSDDFEALCNVLRPPSYGPARPGGFGLPYEYGPDLGSPYQGLPYGPELYLPPVLPYDPYPPPPGPFARREAPYGTPPFDMPDFEDDGGPYGESEAPAPPGPGSRWRYRSRDTRGSVPEPEESPEGGSYAGAQAGPYEGLEAEECGILDGCAHGRCVRVPEGFTCDCFDGYRLDMTRMACVDINECDEAEAAAQLCVNARCVNTDGSFRCICRPGFAPSHEPHHCTPARPRA